In Methylomonas sp. ZR1, one DNA window encodes the following:
- the bfr gene encoding bacterioferritin, whose product MQGDKQVIAHLNELLAGELTAIDQYFIHSRMYENWGFTKLYERINHEVQDETNHADALIKRILFLEGTPDLSKREPLAVGTNVPEMLKNDLAVEYKVVADLRKVIAYCETVRDYQTREILEVMLDDTEEDHAHWLEKQLSLIDMIGLPNYLQSQIS is encoded by the coding sequence ATGCAAGGCGACAAACAAGTCATAGCTCACTTAAACGAATTGCTGGCAGGCGAACTGACCGCAATAGACCAGTATTTTATTCATTCCAGGATGTATGAAAACTGGGGCTTTACCAAATTATACGAACGCATCAATCACGAGGTTCAAGACGAAACCAACCATGCGGATGCCTTGATCAAGCGAATTTTGTTTCTGGAAGGCACACCGGATTTATCCAAACGCGAACCGCTGGCAGTCGGCACCAACGTGCCGGAGATGCTGAAAAACGATCTGGCGGTGGAATACAAAGTGGTTGCGGATTTGCGCAAAGTCATCGCCTATTGCGAAACCGTGCGCGATTACCAAACACGGGAAATTCTGGAAGTGATGCTGGACGACACCGAGGAAGATCATGCGCACTGGCTGGAAAAACAATTGAGCTTGATTGATATGATTGGTTTGCCAAATTATCTGCAATCGCAAATATCCTGA